From Deinococcus taeanensis, one genomic window encodes:
- a CDS encoding AMP-binding protein, giving the protein MTGSIGRPLPGYKVVLLDERGLEADDGEMNLRLGTARPLGLMAGYDGGPARTASALGDGTCPTVDVARRDEDGLLFSVGWGNDVFKSSNYMVPPFELESFLATHP; this is encoded by the coding sequence ATGACGGGCAGCATAGGCCGGCCTCTGCCTGGGTACAAGGTTGTCCTGCTTGACGAACGCGGCCTAGAGGCGGACGACGGTGAAATGAACCTGCGTCTCGGAACCGCGCGGCCACTCGGGTTGATGGCTGGTTACGACGGTGGCCCCGCGCGCACGGCGTCCGCACTGGGCGACGGCACCTGCCCCACGGTCGACGTTGCGCGCCGCGATGAGGACGGCTTGCTGTTTTCTGTGGGCTGGGGGAACGACGTGTTCAAAAGCAGTAACTACATGGTCCCGCCATTTGAACTGGAGTCGTTCCTCGCCACTCACCCTTAG
- a CDS encoding GGDEF domain-containing protein, which translates to MSAQSALVCRLTAAVSPEELLRLVMEGVPGLRGVALFTQDDDTPVVSIGESCDDAQSVLLDLSDDSEYRLRTVPHVPVSPEVLAVMELRLLYLDTRDTAIRLGNELAALTQAAKTDALTGLPNRHALDLDLDRIDAASHAYAMVFIDLDGFKAINDHYGHALGDSLLKGYGLWLSRVTGPWGRVYRMGGDEYLLLMTDFPGPPEAFEAWAHERLQIPFVDGVSASMGIAWRHEADTVSDVMRLADQRMYTAKSDPENAARLTDRRAAFRREP; encoded by the coding sequence TTGTCCGCTCAGAGCGCACTGGTGTGCCGCCTGACGGCCGCTGTTTCCCCAGAGGAACTGCTGCGACTTGTCATGGAGGGCGTACCAGGGCTGCGCGGAGTCGCCCTGTTCACGCAGGATGACGACACCCCGGTTGTTTCAATCGGTGAATCCTGCGACGACGCTCAAAGCGTTCTGCTGGACCTTTCTGACGACTCCGAGTATCGCCTGCGCACCGTGCCTCACGTGCCTGTCTCACCGGAGGTGCTGGCCGTCATGGAGTTGCGTTTGCTGTACCTGGACACCCGGGACACGGCGATTCGGCTCGGGAATGAGCTCGCTGCCCTGACCCAGGCAGCGAAAACAGACGCCCTGACCGGGCTGCCCAACCGGCACGCGCTGGACCTGGACCTGGACCGAATCGACGCTGCAAGTCACGCGTACGCGATGGTGTTCATCGACCTGGATGGGTTCAAGGCCATCAACGACCATTACGGGCATGCCCTGGGCGATTCCCTGCTCAAGGGATATGGGCTGTGGCTCTCCCGCGTGACAGGACCCTGGGGCCGCGTGTACCGCATGGGCGGCGACGAGTACCTGCTGCTCATGACAGATTTCCCGGGGCCTCCGGAAGCGTTCGAAGCGTGGGCCCATGAGCGCCTGCAGATTCCGTTCGTTGATGGTGTCAGTGCCAGCATGGGCATCGCCTGGCGGCACGAAGCGGACACGGTCAGTGACGTCATGCGCCTGGCAGACCAGCGTATGTACACCGCAAAAAGTGACCCTGAGAACGCGGCGCGGCTCACAGATCGCCGCGCTGCCTTTCGCCGCGAGCCATGA
- a CDS encoding MurR/RpiR family transcriptional regulator: MTISPPVSTGGALGRLRQQATPLSPTLRRVAEHVIRHADSVVHQTITELASGAGVSEATVTRLCRKLGFAGFHAFKIALASDVASRDALPTEDLALDPASRLVRHTCQTLEDTAQLINPGVLESVAQAIARAPRVDLTGQGNSGLVAQYFAHRLMRIGITAVTYTDPHIAAVSVSTLPRNGVVIGISSSGSTIDTVQHLRLAHSHQHYTVALVHRPSSPITRHASAVLFSAAQEDPLTDAVLSTISSQMLMLELLYMAVLAHRPEAHAMLRVTAESVVEKKY; the protein is encoded by the coding sequence GTGACCATCTCTCCACCCGTCAGTACCGGTGGCGCTCTTGGCCGTCTGCGACAGCAGGCCACGCCGCTTTCACCCACCCTGCGCCGCGTCGCGGAGCACGTGATCCGTCACGCCGACAGTGTGGTCCACCAGACCATCACCGAACTTGCCAGTGGCGCCGGCGTCAGTGAAGCCACCGTCACCCGCCTGTGCCGCAAACTGGGTTTTGCCGGCTTTCACGCCTTCAAGATCGCCCTGGCCTCCGACGTCGCCAGCCGGGACGCCCTCCCCACCGAGGACCTCGCGCTGGACCCCGCTTCACGTCTGGTGCGTCACACCTGCCAGACCCTGGAAGACACCGCGCAGCTCATCAACCCCGGTGTGCTCGAGAGCGTGGCGCAGGCCATCGCCCGCGCTCCCCGCGTGGACCTCACCGGGCAGGGCAACAGCGGTCTGGTCGCACAGTACTTCGCCCACCGTCTGATGCGCATCGGCATCACGGCCGTGACGTACACCGACCCTCACATCGCGGCCGTTAGTGTCAGCACCCTGCCGCGCAACGGCGTGGTGATCGGAATCTCCAGCAGCGGCAGCACCATCGACACCGTGCAGCACCTGCGCCTGGCGCACAGCCACCAGCACTACACCGTGGCACTGGTGCACCGCCCCAGCAGTCCCATTACCCGCCACGCCAGTGCCGTACTGTTCAGCGCCGCGCAGGAGGACCCATTGACCGACGCCGTCCTGTCCACCATCAGCAGCCAAATGCTGATGCTTGAACTGCTGTACATGGCGGTCCTCGCTCACCGTCCCGAAGCGCACGCCATGCTGCGCGTCACCGCCGAGTCGGTCGTCGAGAAGAAATACTGA
- a CDS encoding ABC transporter substrate-binding protein, giving the protein MKKLRLLALGFALTAGTASAQQPVELQFWTWYLSPKFDSYIKDTIAAFEKANPGIKVRWFDKQDSMVQDFIASVNLGNAPDVVNLNIDETMKAAQNGFLRASSDLSSPAVLASYYPQSVKNFTSGSKVYAYPWYGWLNEGVLLYNPDLFKKAGLTRAPRSMSEMLSYARTIKDKTGAYGWVPALKDPNTASFLGYFYSEGLPVYTADGRAAFNTPAHAALLQQYVTLYKGGYIPEDALRREAFQIATELYAQNRVAMIVGGPQALTRIKDTNPSLYGKTVVTDAPLGRANVQTGGSMALVVPTASKHPAEAARLAAFMTSNANQLAFAKVVPIVPTTRAAQNAAQFRQSGTDPVVRATALVGAAGRFINPGYKAPGNSDDLYKNFNDNIESAVMGKKTAQQALSDAAAYWNANMKK; this is encoded by the coding sequence ATGAAGAAGCTGCGTCTGCTTGCCCTCGGTTTCGCTCTCACCGCCGGTACCGCCTCCGCCCAGCAACCGGTGGAGCTGCAGTTCTGGACCTGGTACCTGAGCCCCAAGTTCGACTCGTACATCAAAGACACCATTGCCGCGTTCGAGAAGGCCAACCCCGGCATCAAGGTCCGCTGGTTCGACAAGCAGGACTCCATGGTGCAGGACTTCATTGCCAGCGTGAACCTCGGCAACGCACCTGACGTGGTGAACCTGAACATCGACGAGACCATGAAAGCCGCGCAGAACGGCTTCCTGCGCGCCAGCAGCGACCTGAGCAGCCCCGCGGTGCTCGCGTCGTACTACCCGCAGAGCGTCAAGAACTTCACCAGCGGCAGCAAGGTCTACGCCTACCCCTGGTACGGCTGGCTGAATGAAGGCGTGCTGCTGTACAACCCTGACCTGTTCAAGAAAGCCGGCCTGACCCGCGCGCCGCGCAGCATGAGCGAGATGCTCAGCTACGCCAGGACCATCAAGGACAAAACCGGGGCGTACGGGTGGGTGCCCGCCCTGAAAGACCCCAACACCGCGTCGTTCCTCGGGTACTTCTACAGTGAAGGTCTGCCCGTATACACCGCCGACGGCCGCGCCGCATTCAACACGCCCGCGCACGCGGCGCTGCTTCAGCAGTACGTGACGCTCTACAAAGGCGGGTACATTCCGGAGGACGCCCTGCGCCGTGAAGCGTTCCAGATCGCCACGGAACTGTACGCTCAGAACCGCGTTGCCATGATCGTCGGTGGCCCACAGGCCCTGACCCGCATCAAGGACACCAACCCCTCGCTGTACGGCAAGACGGTCGTGACGGACGCGCCGCTCGGCAGGGCGAACGTGCAGACGGGCGGCAGCATGGCCCTGGTTGTCCCCACTGCCAGCAAACACCCCGCCGAGGCTGCCCGGCTCGCGGCGTTCATGACCAGCAACGCCAATCAGCTGGCCTTTGCGAAAGTGGTCCCGATCGTGCCCACCACCCGCGCCGCACAGAACGCCGCGCAGTTCAGGCAGAGCGGCACCGACCCGGTCGTGCGTGCCACGGCCCTGGTGGGCGCAGCCGGCCGGTTCATCAACCCCGGGTACAAGGCGCCGGGAAACAGTGACGACCTGTACAAGAACTTCAACGACAACATCGAGTCCGCGGTGATGGGCAAGAAAACCGCGCAGCAGGCATTAAGTGACGCCGCGGCGTACTGGAACGCCAACATGAAGAAATAA
- a CDS encoding carbohydrate ABC transporter permease codes for MRFSWRDTLMSYAFLAPALLLLLAFTFYPLAYGTYLGFTEYTGARFARGLGPQWVGLRNFRTLLADPLFLTSLGNSVKYLLVVPALQLASLAVAVLVSRELPGMAFFRAAYYVPVVTSISLAAVMWEWVYNREGTLNWVLSALHLLPRGEAFGWLNNESTAFLAVMLVTFWRGFGYYMVLYLAGLQNIPAELEEAARLDGATPWQRFWQVTVPLMRPTILLCTLLSTIAALRVLEEVLVLTGGGPLNSTYTSLMYVYSKAFQGFNFDYGLASAAGLVVAVVALGLALVNFRLFGDARGEQS; via the coding sequence ATGCGTTTTTCCTGGCGGGACACCCTGATGTCCTACGCTTTTCTGGCCCCAGCCCTGCTGCTGCTGCTGGCGTTCACGTTCTACCCCCTGGCGTACGGCACGTACCTGGGGTTCACCGAGTACACCGGCGCGCGGTTCGCGCGGGGCCTCGGGCCGCAGTGGGTGGGCCTGCGGAACTTCCGCACGCTTCTCGCCGATCCGCTGTTCCTGACGTCACTGGGCAACAGCGTGAAGTACCTGCTGGTGGTGCCGGCCCTGCAGCTCGCGTCTCTCGCCGTGGCGGTGCTCGTCAGCCGTGAACTGCCCGGCATGGCCTTTTTCCGCGCGGCGTACTACGTGCCGGTGGTGACCAGCATCTCACTCGCCGCCGTGATGTGGGAGTGGGTGTACAACCGCGAAGGCACCCTGAACTGGGTCCTCTCGGCGCTGCACCTGCTGCCGCGCGGTGAAGCGTTCGGCTGGCTGAACAACGAGTCCACGGCGTTTCTGGCAGTGATGCTCGTGACCTTCTGGCGCGGCTTCGGGTACTACATGGTGCTGTACCTCGCCGGGCTGCAGAACATTCCGGCAGAACTGGAGGAAGCGGCCCGTCTGGACGGCGCCACACCCTGGCAGCGCTTCTGGCAGGTCACGGTGCCGCTCATGAGACCCACCATCCTGCTGTGCACCCTGCTGTCCACCATCGCCGCGCTGCGCGTGCTGGAGGAGGTGCTCGTCCTCACAGGCGGGGGACCGCTGAACTCCACGTACACCTCCCTGATGTACGTCTACTCCAAAGCCTTCCAGGGCTTCAACTTCGACTACGGCCTTGCCAGCGCGGCCGGGCTGGTCGTGGCGGTGGTCGCGCTGGGCCTGGCGCTCGTGAATTTCCGGCTGTTCGGCGACGCCCGCGGGGAACAGTCGTGA
- a CDS encoding carbohydrate ABC transporter permease — translation MSAAATRTHRPAATPRRSPRRLIATGLRYTLLILVLLFAVFPFLWTLAIALTDKTAGTSIYNFPASLFPTRVTLHNFAEVYRTFGLGRYIWNSVAITGMSVVGTLVISALAAYPLARFRFPGRTLIFSVIVLTLVLPTETNFLVNTLTLQKLHLLGTHVGVVLPTVAGAFGIFLMRQAFLAVPAALLEAARLDGASELTILTRIMLPLTRPSLAALGIFTVVTTWNAYFWPMLVLSGAPDRVPLSVAVLKLKGQFNYDPFNIAAGSLIMMLPVLLLFLAAQRLFMRGLDGGVK, via the coding sequence GTGAGCGCCGCCGCGACCCGCACCCACCGCCCGGCGGCCACGCCGCGCCGCTCCCCCCGCCGGCTTATTGCCACCGGGCTGCGCTACACGCTGCTGATCCTGGTGCTTCTGTTCGCAGTGTTCCCGTTTCTGTGGACACTTGCCATTGCCCTGACCGACAAGACCGCCGGCACCAGCATCTACAATTTTCCGGCCAGTCTGTTTCCCACCCGCGTGACCCTGCACAATTTCGCGGAGGTGTACCGCACCTTCGGCCTGGGCCGTTACATCTGGAACAGCGTCGCGATCACCGGCATGAGCGTCGTCGGGACCCTGGTCATCTCCGCTCTGGCCGCCTACCCTCTCGCCCGCTTCCGCTTTCCCGGCCGGACCCTGATCTTCAGCGTGATTGTCCTGACGCTGGTTCTGCCGACCGAAACGAACTTTCTCGTGAACACCCTGACGCTTCAGAAACTGCATCTGCTGGGGACGCACGTGGGCGTCGTTCTTCCCACTGTTGCTGGCGCGTTCGGGATCTTCCTGATGCGTCAGGCGTTCCTGGCCGTCCCGGCCGCCCTGCTTGAAGCTGCGCGGCTGGACGGCGCGAGCGAACTGACGATCCTGACGCGCATCATGCTGCCCCTCACGCGGCCGAGTCTCGCGGCGCTGGGAATCTTCACCGTCGTTACCACCTGGAACGCCTACTTCTGGCCGATGCTGGTGCTCTCCGGCGCGCCGGACCGGGTGCCGCTCAGCGTGGCCGTGCTCAAACTCAAGGGGCAGTTCAACTACGACCCGTTCAACATTGCCGCCGGTTCGCTGATCATGATGCTGCCCGTGCTGCTCCTGTTTCTCGCCGCGCAGCGCCTGTTCATGCGCGGCCTGGACGGAGGCGTCAAGTGA
- a CDS encoding glycoside hydrolase family 3 N-terminal domain-containing protein: MNAARTLIIDLPGPDLTPEQGRFLARHGFGGACLFARNITTPERTARLVQDIRDALGHDALIATDQEGGAVLRRLDVPHVPPPMALGALRDPGAAREAGAAAARGLLDLGINWNYAPSLDVHANPQNPVIGERAFASDPALVAELGVAWAQGSEAAGVMSAVKHFPGHGDTHVDSHLDLPTVTRSRAELSAGEWVPFRAAVRAGVGSVMTAHILYPALDAERPATLSRPVLTDLLRGEWGYDGVVVTDAMDMRAIADRYPDGQGAALTLMAGADAVLNCGHGDLHTHEVHLRAIERALHRGALTEERLHEALRRLAQAQQRFPGRPRPYGAAQQARDNAQMSAWARAAVTRLGRVPRLSADMDVLLLAPEQPAVGGPYGDRLCADALAAALRIHFPRLRHAPYTDTDLGAARTLLNAHPHAPSLLATPTRWALSAAQHELARLLAPRGGVHLALWNPEYARLLPLPALITYGYRPAQVNAAAHALLTGEAPGVLPLAPLEAGANPVP; encoded by the coding sequence GTGAACGCGGCGCGCACCCTGATCATCGACCTGCCCGGCCCGGACCTGACGCCGGAACAGGGCCGGTTCCTCGCGCGGCATGGGTTCGGCGGCGCGTGTCTGTTCGCGCGGAACATCACCACGCCCGAGCGCACCGCCCGTCTCGTGCAGGACATCCGCGACGCGCTCGGCCACGACGCTCTGATCGCCACCGACCAGGAGGGCGGCGCCGTGTTGCGGCGCCTTGACGTGCCTCACGTGCCCCCACCCATGGCGCTGGGCGCCCTGCGCGACCCGGGTGCTGCGCGTGAGGCCGGCGCGGCCGCGGCCCGCGGCCTGCTCGACCTGGGCATCAACTGGAACTACGCGCCGAGCCTGGACGTGCATGCCAATCCCCAGAACCCGGTAATCGGCGAACGGGCTTTTGCCAGCGATCCTGCCCTCGTTGCCGAACTGGGCGTCGCGTGGGCGCAGGGCAGTGAGGCCGCGGGCGTGATGAGCGCCGTGAAGCACTTTCCCGGACACGGCGACACCCATGTGGACAGCCACCTCGACCTGCCCACCGTCACGCGCTCACGCGCGGAACTCAGCGCCGGCGAGTGGGTGCCGTTCCGGGCGGCCGTGCGGGCCGGCGTGGGCAGCGTCATGACCGCCCACATCCTGTATCCCGCCCTGGACGCGGAGCGGCCAGCCACCCTCTCCCGCCCCGTCCTGACGGACCTGCTGCGGGGCGAGTGGGGCTACGACGGCGTGGTGGTCACGGACGCCATGGACATGCGCGCCATCGCCGACCGGTACCCGGACGGGCAGGGCGCCGCATTGACCCTGATGGCCGGTGCGGACGCCGTCCTCAACTGCGGGCATGGCGACCTGCACACCCATGAGGTGCATCTGCGCGCCATTGAGCGCGCCCTGCACCGCGGCGCCCTCACCGAGGAGCGTCTGCATGAGGCGCTGCGGCGTCTCGCCCAGGCCCAGCAGCGGTTTCCCGGCCGGCCCCGCCCGTATGGCGCGGCGCAGCAGGCCCGCGACAACGCGCAGATGAGCGCCTGGGCACGCGCGGCCGTCACCCGACTCGGCCGCGTGCCCCGCCTGAGCGCCGACATGGACGTGCTGCTGCTCGCCCCGGAGCAGCCTGCCGTGGGCGGCCCGTACGGCGACCGCCTGTGCGCAGACGCCCTGGCCGCCGCCCTCCGGATTCACTTTCCGCGCCTGCGCCACGCCCCGTACACCGACACCGACCTCGGCGCCGCGCGCACCCTGCTGAATGCGCACCCACACGCGCCCTCGCTGCTCGCCACACCCACCCGGTGGGCCCTGAGTGCCGCCCAACATGAACTGGCGCGGCTGCTGGCGCCACGGGGCGGCGTGCACCTCGCTCTGTGGAACCCGGAGTACGCCCGGCTCCTGCCGCTGCCTGCCCTGATCACCTACGGGTACCGGCCGGCCCAGGTGAACGCCGCCGCTCACGCCCTGCTGACGGGCGAAGCCCCTGGCGTGCTGCCGCTGGCGCCCCTCGAAGCCGGGGCCAACCCTGTCCCCTGA
- a CDS encoding N-acetylmannosamine-6-phosphate 2-epimerase gives MPERGVLEQLRGQLVVSCQANPDSPLRDSFIISRLALAAAHGGAAGLRIQGFADVQAVRAVTSLPLIGLTKTDRDDTEVYITPTADEAVRLARLGCEIVALDATNRPRPEPLGGMIAAVHGAGALVMADISTLAEAEAAFEAGADVVSTTMSGYTRYSRQLPGPDWTLMEELRGAGLPFVAEGRLNTPQDAAAAVRCGALFVVVGSAITRPDVITRWFAEAVRT, from the coding sequence ATGCCTGAGCGGGGCGTTCTGGAGCAGTTGCGGGGCCAGCTGGTGGTGTCCTGTCAGGCGAATCCGGACAGCCCGCTGCGTGACTCCTTCATCATCAGCCGGCTCGCCCTCGCCGCCGCGCACGGCGGCGCCGCGGGCCTGCGCATCCAGGGTTTCGCGGACGTGCAGGCCGTGCGGGCCGTCACGTCCCTGCCCCTCATCGGCCTGACCAAGACCGACCGCGACGACACGGAGGTCTACATCACCCCCACCGCGGACGAAGCGGTGCGGCTCGCCCGGCTGGGCTGCGAGATCGTCGCGCTGGACGCCACGAACCGCCCCCGGCCCGAGCCGCTGGGCGGCATGATCGCCGCCGTGCACGGGGCTGGCGCGCTGGTCATGGCCGACATCAGCACCCTGGCGGAGGCCGAGGCGGCGTTCGAGGCCGGCGCGGACGTGGTCAGCACGACCATGAGTGGCTACACCAGGTACAGCCGGCAGCTGCCCGGACCGGACTGGACGCTGATGGAGGAACTGCGCGGGGCGGGCCTGCCGTTCGTGGCGGAGGGGCGCCTGAACACTCCGCAGGACGCCGCAGCGGCGGTGAGGTGCGGAGCCCTGTTCGTGGTGGTGGGTTCGGCCATCACGCGCCCTGACGTCATTACCCGCTGGTTCGCCGAGGCCGTCCGGACCTGA
- a CDS encoding SIS domain-containing protein yields the protein MSAGESMMVQEAREAPEVVERQGALNGAVIGEVTRAIEARRPAFAMTIARGSSDHACTVLKYALETQLGLPVGSVAPSVHTLYGARLNLRGALMIAVSQSGASPDVVENVRVARAAGALTVALVNVEDSDLAREAEFVVPLQCGEERAVAATKSYLGSLTALLPVIASLSGDRALRRALEGLPEMLRATLDAQAAAQDLAERYRFVERLVVLGRGLHMGVAQEAALKLKETCGVHAEAYSAAEFSHGPKRLLAEGVPVLGFVPADAAADSVGEAYAALVAGSADVRTLGPGAGSAVPTATTGHAVTDPVGSALGFYLFAGALAAVRGLNPDAPPLLSKVTRTR from the coding sequence ATGAGCGCAGGTGAGTCCATGATGGTGCAGGAGGCGCGGGAAGCGCCAGAGGTGGTGGAACGGCAGGGTGCCCTGAACGGCGCGGTGATCGGGGAGGTGACCCGCGCCATCGAAGCGCGCCGCCCGGCCTTCGCGATGACGATTGCCCGGGGCAGCAGCGATCACGCGTGCACCGTGCTGAAGTACGCGCTGGAAACGCAGCTGGGCCTGCCGGTTGGCAGCGTGGCTCCGAGTGTGCACACCCTGTATGGCGCGCGGCTCAACCTGCGGGGCGCGCTGATGATCGCGGTGTCACAGAGCGGCGCGAGTCCCGACGTGGTGGAAAACGTACGGGTGGCCCGTGCGGCCGGTGCGTTGACGGTGGCGCTGGTCAACGTGGAAGACAGTGATCTGGCGCGGGAGGCGGAGTTCGTGGTGCCGCTGCAGTGCGGGGAGGAACGTGCGGTGGCCGCCACGAAAAGCTACCTGGGTAGTCTCACGGCGCTGCTGCCGGTGATCGCGTCGCTCTCGGGAGACAGGGCCCTGCGGCGCGCGCTGGAAGGCCTGCCGGAAATGCTCAGGGCGACGCTGGACGCACAAGCGGCGGCGCAGGACCTCGCGGAACGGTACCGGTTCGTGGAGCGGCTGGTGGTGCTGGGCCGGGGGCTGCACATGGGCGTGGCGCAGGAAGCGGCGCTGAAGTTGAAAGAAACCTGTGGCGTGCATGCGGAGGCGTACTCGGCCGCGGAGTTCAGTCACGGGCCGAAACGCCTGCTGGCCGAGGGGGTGCCGGTGCTGGGGTTCGTCCCGGCCGACGCAGCCGCAGACTCGGTCGGCGAAGCGTACGCGGCGCTGGTCGCAGGCAGTGCGGACGTCCGCACGCTGGGACCGGGCGCCGGGAGCGCCGTGCCGACCGCCACCACAGGCCACGCGGTCACGGACCCGGTGGGCAGCGCGCTGGGGTTCTACCTGTTTGCTGGAGCGCTGGCGGCAGTCCGGGGCCTGAACCCGGACGCCCCGCCGCTGCTGAGCAAAGTCACCCGTACCCGCTGA
- the nagA gene encoding N-acetylglucosamine-6-phosphate deacetylase has protein sequence MTRTLRGQLVLPGEVRPGEVLFGPTLEKVTPTDHAPPGLFILPGFVDTHVHGGGGGDTMDGAPGVRTLAQMHARHGTTSLLPTTMTAPWPQVLTALHGVREVMMDGVHGGADVLGAHLEGPFISPQRLGAQPPYAVNATPELVREVLALGVVRAVTLAPEVRGAPDAARAFVEADVRVGVGHTRADAETVTAFLDAVHAEGGRTCATHLFNAMGGIEGRVPGPAGSLLADPRAFLEIILDGFHVHPTSFRLAWAAGRDRVMLVTDAMRAAGQGDRDSELGGQVVMVRGGRATLEDGTLAGSVLTMDAAVRRAVQGGVPLHSASWMASGAPARSLGLVDRGTLTPGLRADLTVLDAEMNVLQVFVAGQPVLEEA, from the coding sequence TTGACCCGCACGCTGCGGGGCCAGCTGGTGCTGCCCGGCGAAGTCCGCCCCGGCGAGGTGCTGTTCGGTCCCACGCTCGAGAAGGTCACCCCGACGGACCATGCGCCACCGGGACTGTTCATCCTTCCAGGGTTTGTGGATACGCACGTGCACGGCGGCGGCGGCGGCGACACCATGGACGGCGCGCCGGGTGTGCGCACCCTTGCGCAGATGCACGCGCGGCACGGCACCACCTCGCTGCTGCCCACCACCATGACCGCGCCGTGGCCACAGGTGCTCACGGCCCTCCACGGAGTGCGTGAAGTGATGATGGACGGCGTTCACGGCGGTGCGGACGTTCTGGGTGCCCATCTGGAGGGGCCGTTCATCAGCCCCCAGCGCCTGGGCGCACAGCCCCCATACGCGGTGAACGCCACGCCTGAGCTTGTGCGTGAGGTCCTGGCGCTCGGCGTGGTGCGGGCAGTGACTCTGGCTCCGGAGGTCAGGGGCGCGCCCGACGCCGCACGGGCGTTCGTTGAGGCGGACGTTCGAGTGGGTGTGGGTCACACGCGGGCGGACGCTGAGACCGTGACCGCCTTTCTGGACGCCGTGCACGCAGAAGGTGGACGCACCTGCGCGACGCATCTGTTCAACGCCATGGGCGGCATTGAGGGCCGGGTGCCCGGGCCAGCGGGCTCCCTGCTGGCCGACCCCCGCGCGTTCCTGGAAATCATTCTGGACGGCTTTCATGTTCACCCGACCAGTTTCCGGCTTGCGTGGGCGGCCGGCCGCGACCGGGTGATGCTCGTCACGGACGCGATGCGTGCCGCCGGTCAGGGAGACCGGGACAGTGAACTGGGCGGGCAGGTCGTCATGGTCCGCGGCGGACGCGCCACCCTGGAGGACGGAACGCTCGCGGGCAGCGTCCTGACGATGGACGCCGCCGTCCGCCGCGCCGTTCAGGGTGGGGTGCCGCTGCACTCGGCGAGCTGGATGGCGAGCGGCGCGCCCGCCCGGTCCCTGGGGCTGGTGGACCGGGGCACCCTGACCCCGGGCCTGCGGGCAGACCTGACCGTGCTGGACGCTGAAATGAACGTTCTTCAGGTATTTGTGGCCGGACAGCCGGTGTTGGAGGAAGCATGA